The genome window TTTGAGGATCTGAACAGCATGCACTACCTCCAGAACGTACTCAACGAAACCATGCGTCTCTATCCAACACTGCCTTTCAACATACGATTCGCACTAAAAGACTGCACACTACCGTGTGGCGGTGGTGCTGACGGCTCACTAGCTGTTCCCGTCTTGAAAGGTACACTAGTTGCCTATTCAACACTAGCAATGCAACGCCGCGCAGATTTGTATCCCACCGTGTCTTCGAGTTTTGCACCAGTCGATGAATTTGACCCAGACCGCTGGAACCATT of Erythrobacter sp. YJ-T3-07 contains these proteins:
- a CDS encoding cytochrome P450 translates to MLLAGRDTTAGTLSWAIYELARHPQVVEKLRTEIIGRIGPTNTPTFEDLNSMHYLQNVLNETMRLYPTLPFNIRFALKDCTLPCGGGADGSLAVPVLKGTLVAYSTLAMQRRADLYPTVSSSFAPVDEFDPDRWNH